The Chroogloeocystis siderophila 5.2 s.c.1 genome contains the following window.
CTTCGATCAAGCTATTAAAGACTAATTTCTCACATTCCTGCGAACGTGGGGTTGATTTTTTTAACCAAGATCAGAGAAAATGAAAAAAATATGAAAGCGCTGCGACGTTTTGAATACCTGTGAAAATTGAATTACCCACCCAGTTACTTGAAGAATCTCAACTCGAACCTGAGCATATTGCAATCGCCGTTGAAAAGCCTAACGATCCGATAACGGAGACACAATCGCATTCAGCTTCTGCACAATCTTCATGGACAGTATTCGCAACAACCTTCGTCACGATATTTTTAGCCGAGTTTGGCGATAAAACACAACTATCCACGCTCTTGATGAGTGCTGAATCTCAATCTCCTTGGATTGTCTTTAGTGGTGCAGCGGTAGCAATGGTCATCACAAGTTTACTAGGTGTTCTCTTAGGGTGCTGGATTGCAACTCGCATTGCACCCCGAACTGTAGAAAAACTTGCAAGTGCTAGTTTACTCTTGATTTCCATGATGCTGCTTTGGGACGTCGTGCAGTAGTCTCGCTGTTTAGGGTTCAAAAAATGGATTGGAATTTACTTGGGCTAAGTTTTATCACGGTATTTTTATCCGAACTCGGCGACAAAAGCCAATTAGCGGCGATCGCCCTCAGCGGACGTTCTCGATTTTCCCGTGCAGTCTTTCTGGGGACAGTAGCCGCGCTATTATTAACTAGCTTACTCGGTGCTTTAGTCGGTGGATGGACTGCTGAACTATTACCTGTAAAAACAACAAAAATACTCGCGGCGGTAGGATTTACCTTTCTTGCAATTCGCTTGTGGCACAACTCTGAGTTATCTCACAACGAAGAAAACTAAAAGTCCCTTACTTAGTGTAGGAGACTTTTTTGCACGCATACTCATTTAATTCAACTTATCTGCGGATTCCCCGCCACAAAAGAGTACCACCAGCAATAAATTTTACAGCTTCTAATACCCAGTAGCCTGCGTGTAACAGGTTCATTGTCGTAGGAACCTCGGTTGCTGAGTCAAACAAATTCAACTGTAATCCTGTTGCAGACATTTGCGGAGTTAAAAAATAAGTAGCAAACAAAGGTACAGCTAGTAAAAGTAAGGCTAAAATCGTTGTACCGCGTTGCCAATTATCTTCGGTAAATTGTGTTTTATTTAACACTAAAACCCCAGTCACTACCAAAGCTGCTGCTAATAGTTCGATGCGATTATAATTCCAGAAAATCAAGTAGCCTGCTGTCGTAAAGCCAGTTTGAGTCATCATTCCAGAAATATATAAACTGGGCATAATTACCCAATCTAAAATGAGGCTAGTACTTAGCCAGAACCCCATAGTTAAGATGACAACGTTCTGCCAAACAGAACGTTTGAATTGAATACTAGAAATAGTCATATAATTGCCTTGATTTACTTTTATATTTTTAGCTTAACGAATTTGTTATGGCATAAATGTGAAATATCTTTTAAAACTTTGGAGATGCAGCGCAAAAGTACTTTTTATCTATTTACGAAAGTTTAAATAAGAATTATTAAAAATACTATTCAAGTCATAATTAATGAAAGAGCGCTCAGAACAACATTAAAGTAATGAATCTGCTAAATCCGAGTGTTTTACTTAGCACAACACTTATCTTAATGACAGGGATAAGTGGAATCACTCCACGAGTGGCGCAAGCAGTTCAGTTGAGAGACGGTACAGTTTACTTTGTACAGCCACCAGATTTAGTTGCTGCGACAACGACATTCAAGGGCGTTAGCGCTTGGGGTGCAACATACTACTTCACAGTTAATGTTCCAGCGAATGCTGGTGAACCGCTGCAAAGAGTCACAATTACGCAACGCGACGGAAGCGATAATATTCGCTTTAGACTTGATGATAGCCGTGCATTTGAAGGAACACGCGATCACCGAGGTACACAATTAACTTTAGGTGAAGTCACACGCGATCGCGAAACGAGAACTGTTAATGTCACATTTGACCCGCCAGTTGCGCCAGGAAGAACAATTACAATCGGCTTACGCCCTGTCCGCAATCCGCTATTCTCTGGCGTTTATCTCTTTGGTGTTACAGCGTTTCCCCCAGGCGAAAAAGCCCACGGTCAATTTCTCGGCTTTGGGCGGTTTCACTTCTACGGTAACAATCGACCATTTCTCTTATGGAGGTAATGACGATGATCAACAAGCCGATTCCATACTCGTACTATACGGTTCTCATGCCGTATTAGAACTTAGCAACAAAGACATCTGTACCACCTGCACTTGCATCTGCGAGTGTCCCAAACGTAGTACCAGTAATATAGACATTACCTAAGCTATCCAAAGCAATACCAGACGCTCTATCTGTAGAAGTTGTACCAAGCGTTGTTCCCTGTTGCATCACGCCATTACTGTTAAACTGCAAGAAATAAGCATCCCAAGTTCCGTAAGCAGTGCTACCAAATGAATTCTGACTCGCACCAGCTACATAGATGTTACCGCTGGCGTCAACTTTGACATCAGATGCACCAGTAGGCAAATTTCCCCCAAATTGAGTTGTCCATAGACGCGATCCATTGCTACCGAATTTGGTCAAGTAACTTTGACCGGTTCCTGTACCCCCTAGGTTGCCAAAAGAATTACCTGTAACATACACATTACCACTCGCGTCAACTGCAACTCCATTGCCCGAATCATTACTCTTAAGACCAAATTGGCGAATCCATTGCTGAGTACCCGTGCTGTTGTACTTAACTAAGAAAGCATCATCGCTTCCCGCATTTGTCGCACCTAGATTCCCCGCAGTTCGCCCGCTAATGTAGACTGCACCTGTGCGATCGACAGCAATTCCATATCCTTCATCCCAAGCATTAGAATTTGGAGTTCCTACACGCTTAAACCATTGCGTTGCACCATTGCTCGTGCGATATTTGCCAACAAAAGCATCAAAGTTGGTACTACCACTATTCGCGGTTCCTGTTACGTAGAGAATACCAGCAACATCTACAGTGAGATCGTTGACTTGCGCATGTCCACCCAACCCGATCGTTGCGCCAAGTCGTCGTAACCAGGTTTGATTACCATTGCCATCATACTTGGCAATAAAAGCATCTCCAGAGACATTAGCAGCGACAGCAGCACTTGATCCACTTCCCCCAATGTAGACGTTGCCAGATCCATCTACCGCAACCGCATTAACATCATCGTTAGTCCAAGTCTCAATCTCTCGAATCCACTGGAGCGTACCGCTGCTGTTATACTTTGCCAGAAAGCCATCCGTAAAACCTGCATTATTACCTAGTAACTGACCAGGAGTTTCGCCCACAACATAGACATTTCCTGAACCATCAACTGCTACATCTTTCGCGCTGTCAAAGTTAGAAGCTGTACCTAGTTGCTTAACCCACTCCAAGCTAGAACTTATCGGAGGCGTAGCAATTGTGAGTGTATAATTGGTGCTGTTTGTAACCGCCGGAGTCACGCGCAGAAAGTAAGTACCTGGATCAATGAATCGAGCGATCGTTTGTGCTGGCGTTACCCCATGAAACCCATTGAGCGCACTCTGAATGACATTACCGTTACTGTTTAGAAGTTGAACGTTCGCATTGGCTCCTGCATTGGTTAGAAACGCATTCAAATTGCTGCGAGTTGTCACATTGAAGCGATAAACATCTGCTGTGTCAGTAACTCCTGTTCCCGTATTTCCGACAAAATCTCTATAAGTATTGGTGAACTCTGTAGGAGGCGTACCAATGTTGCGCGCTGTTACTGTTGTTGCACCCGCAGCATCGGAAACTAATGTCAGGTTATAGTTTGTGTCACCACTAACTTGGTAAACTCGAACATAGTAGTCACCTGCTGCCAAATTTGAGAGATTGATCTGTTCGGATGCTGTACCAGTGCGTGTTGAGCTACCGATAACTTCGCCTGGATCAACAGTTCGATTAAAGTTAGCATCGCGTATGACTTGCAAATCGGCATTTGCGCTCAAGCCACTTAATAACACACTCAGACTACTACTAGATGCGCTAAAACTGAACCGAAAATAGTCATTGGGGTCAGCAGTGCCGACTGCATCACTCAACACAGCACTTCTACCACTTATTGTTGAAAGTCCATAAGCTGTACTCAGCGTACTACCTGGATCTGGCGTAAGAACCATGTTTAAGTTTATACCTTTATTTAAAGTTTTAAGTTTCTTATACAAACAAGCAATTGTAGATACACCAACTTGCAACGTTTGCACAAAAACTAACCTAATTGGCTGCTGACCGAAGAGGAGAGGAAAGGTGAAAGAATGAATTATGCCTCTGACCTCTGCGACAATCTCAAATTTCAACAATCTAATCAGATTTTTTCACTACTTAATTCTAAAATGCGTTTTAATTCACAATGATTTTGGGATTGCTACAGATAAGATTATTTGCTAGTTGGCAAATCGCTTACCTACAATGGCACGCGACGTTGCGCAGCTTGAGTGAGTAGCGATTCAGCAAACGCGATCGCATCATGTGCTGATTTACCACCCGCAAGCGTTGCGAGTTCTTCGCGGCGAGTCGTGAAGTTATCAAGTGCGGTGACTCGCACGATTGTACGCAAATCAGAAGTTGTAGAAGTTTCCTCCACAACTTTATCAACACGAAAGTGTCGATCTGCCATTGCTGCAACTAAAGGTTGGTGTGTGACACACAACACTTGATGATGTTGACTGAGTTGGTGTAATTTTTCAGCGATCGCCTGTGCAACTCTTCCGGAAACTCCAACATCAATTTCGTCAAATATTAATGTTCCTACAGCGTCGGCTTCAGAAAAACATGATTTCAATGCCAATAAAAAGCGGCTCATTTCGCCCCCCGATGCGATCGCCGTTAGCGGTTGTAATGGTTCGCCTGGGTTTGGACTAAACAAGAACGTTATTTTATTTGCGCCCATTGCTGTAGGAGATGTCGCCATCACTTCCACCTGAAACTGTACCTTTTCCATTGCCAAAGGTTTAAGTTCTGCAACCAATCGTGCTTCGAGTTGTGCTGCGGCAGTTTGACGTAGCTCTGTTAATTTGTGACAAGCTTGATTTAATTTCTTAAGATATTTTTGTTCTTGTTGTTCTAAAACTTCAACCGAGTATTCGCTGCTATTGAGTTCTGCTAATTCGGCAGCAATTTTCTGATAGTAGGCGATCGCATCGGGTAATGTCGGACCATACTTCCGGCAAATTTGCTTGAGTTCGCGAATGCGTTCTTCGACTTCAACAAGTCGCTGCGGATCAGCTTCTAAACTTTCACCATAAGCATTAATTTGTCGCCCAGCTTCGGTGACAGCGGCTAAAGCTTCACTTACCAAGTCTAAAATCGGCTGTAACTGCGCATCATACTGTACCATATCGGTTAACTTTGCTTCCGATTGCGCGAGTAAATCAGCACTAGCAGGCGCGTCATCGTCGTTTTGATACAACGCTTGGTAAACTTGGTAACTCAATTGCTGCAACTCGACAACGTGACTGAGACGCTGGCGTTCTTGTTCGAGTTGTTCAAATTCATCCGCTTCAGTGAGATTTGCGGTTTTGAGTTCTTGGACTTGATATGTAAGTAAATCGAGTTGTTGCAAGCGATCGCGTTCTGATTGTCGCCGTTTTTCGAGTACGGTTTTTGCTTGCTGATAATCCGCAAAAGCTGCGGTAACAATTTCGCGCTGTTGAAAATGCGCTTTACCACCATAAGCATCTAACCAATCGCGAACTTGTGCGGGTTGTCCAACTTGTACTGTTTGCCCTTGTGCGGTAATTTCGACGATGCGATCGCGCAATTCTGCCATTAATTGACGATTGACAAGAATACCATTCACCCGCGATCGACTGCGGAGGCTACCGCCGGTTGTCGTCATTTCGCGACTACAGACAATACAATCTTCATCGATTAGCTCAATTTCTTGCGCCGTCAACCAAGAAATCATCTTCGCGTCGAGTTTAAACGTTGCTTCTACCAACGCCCGACTTGTTCCAGTGCGAATCACGCGACTAGAAACTTTACCGCCCAACGCCGCATCGATCGCATCCAAAATAATTGATTTTCCTGCACCAGTTTCGCCCGTTAACACATTTAAACCAGCGCCAAAGTCTAGTTCTAACTGGTCAATCAACGCAAAGTTTTCGATCCGCAGGCAGATTAACATAATAAAGTTGAATTCACCGTGAGGGCAGATGCCGCAAGCTGACAATCTAGAGGAGACTATTTTTCATTATGAGGAACATGCGACAAGCTCGATCGATCTTTTTTTTGCGCCATCGCCGATTTTGTACCAAAATTTCATGAATGCCTTCTGGCGAATTGTTTAAATAGATTGGCGATTCATTCACAGCCCCAACTGCTGTATCTTTCGCAAAAAACTGAAACTGAAGCTTATTGCAAAAAAAATGTTACAATTATTAACATAGTTCCGCTACAGCGGTTAGAGATTCATGAACGGAAAATACTACTCTTCACAACTTAATGAGCCTGTAATTACCCTAGCTATGCAAGTAAATGACCTAACCGTCGTAGAGGAGCGACCATCACATCATACCGTTCTTCCCAGTGTTGTAGAACCAGAAATGCTGCGCTACGACCCTGATGAAATAGCCGAATATTTTCGTCACAGACCACTTGAAGTTCTAGGGCGAATCTTCAGAGTCATATTTCCTATTCTCAGCTTTGCGTTTGGTTTATGGTGGGATCGCCAACGCAACCGCGCAATTGAAAATCAACAGCGTCGGGCAATTCAGTTACGTGAATTGTTAACTCGATTGGGACCTGCGTATATCAAAATTGGTCAAGCGTTATCTACGCGACCTGATTTAGTTCCGCCATTATATTTAGAAGAGTTAACACAGCTACAAGACCAACTTCCGCCTTTCCCGAACGAAATTGCGTACCAATTCATCGAAGAAGAACTCGGCGATCGCCCCGAAAACATCTACGCCGAATTATCGCCACAACCACTTGCTGCTGCTTCTTTAGGACAAGTTTATAAAGGTAAGTTAAAAACAGGCGAGACAGTCGCGGTTAAAGTTCAACGTCCCGACTTACGCGAGTGCATCACCGTAGACCTGTATATATTGCGCCGCATCGCAGCGTGGGCAAACAAAAATATCAAGCGCGTGCGCAGCGATTTAGTCGCGATTTTGGACGAATTCGGCTATCGCATCTTTGAAGAGATGGATTACATCCACGAAGGAGAAAACGCCGAACGCTTTGCTCAGCTTTACGGTCACATCAAAGATATCTACGTTCCCAAGATTTATTGGCAGTATACGCAGCGTCGTGTCCTGACGATGGAGTGGATCGTCGGAACCAAGTTAACTCAAGCCGAAGCGATTCGCGTGCAGGGAATTGATGCGCGTTATCTCGTTGAAGTCGGCGTTCAGTGTTCGCTACGCCAATTACTTGAACATGGCTTTTTCCACGCCGATCCACATCCAGGTAACTTGTTAGCAACTCCTGATGGCAAATTAGCATATCTCGACTTTGGCATGATGAGCGAGATTGAACCGCATCAACGCTATGGTTTGATCGAAGCGATCGTCCACATGGTTAACCGTGACTTTGAGGGTTTAGCCCACGATTATGTCAAACTCGACTTTTTGACTCCAGATACCGATTTAACTCCGATTATTCCAGCGTTAGCGCGTGTCTTTAATAATGCTTTAGGCGCAAGTGTTGCCGAGCTAAATATTAAAAATATCACCGACGAGCTATCGGCATTGATGTATGAGTATCCCTTCCGCGTTCCAGCATACTACGCATTAATTATCAGGTCGTTGGTAACGTTAGAAGGAATTGCGATTAACATCGACCCTAACTTTAAAGTTCTCAGTGCGGCTTATCCATACGTTGCGAAGCGGTTACTCACCGATCCAGCACCCGAATTACGCGCCTCGTTACGCGATCTTCTGTTTAGAGATGGTCGTTTCCGTTGGAACCGGTTAGAAAACTTATTACGCAATGCGCGTAGTAGCCAAGAATACGATTTCAATCAAGTTTTAGAGCAAACAATCGAGTTTCTCTCGTCCGAACGCGGTGCTTTCATTCGCAACAACCTTGTCGATGAAATTGTCAAAGGAATTGATGCTTTAGGTCAAAATACTTTACACAACGTCACAAGTAACCTACGCGATCGCATTCTCAAAGCGCCTCTAGCCAACCGCCTCGCGTGGGCAATTGAAGAAGCACCCAACGCCCCCGTTGAGCAAGAACAAACGCTAGAACACATTAGACGCGTGTGGAATATCCTACAAGAAACACAAGGCTTTGACACCGCCAAAATCGCGCCCCAGATTCCACAACTTTTGTTGAAACCTGAATTACAACGCATGGGTCAACAAGTTGCTAGCCGCTTAGCCCAACGCGCGATCGCTCGTTTGATTCGAGAAGTATTAGTTTCGCCCGAACCAGCCTACACTAACGGTCAAGTTAAAAGACCTGCCCTCGCGCCTGTTCCAGCTAAAAAAATAAGATAGCCTAGCGAATAAATTCGCGGCTAGTAAACAAAGTCCGCCTGCGCGGACTACGCCACGTTTTATCCTCTCAAAACACCGTTTCAGTGTGGCTTATCACACTTAGTTCAAATAGCCCCCGACTTCAGTCGGCGGGCGTCTGCGATTTATGGAAAAGATTTTGTAGCTACTCAATTTTCCCCTTCGCGTTCGCGCTTTAAACTTTCTTCCAACGCTTGAATTTGTTCGCGACGTGCTTCAACCTCAAGCGATCGCCGTGCTAATTCTTGAGTTTGTAAAGTTAAAGTTTGTCGCCACTGTTCTGCTCTTTCGGTTTCCTGCTGCAAAAACGCTGGAGTAATGCCACTCGTTAAATAAGTTTTGATCAAATCCAGCACCCAATTTGTCGCATTTTCGATATGTTTAATTTCCCCTGTAGGAGATAACTCCAATAAAATAAGTAAGCCTTCGTGCAGTTGTTCAGCATCAGAGCTTTTCAACACCTCAGCCAGAGGAATGACTTTTTCCTCAGTAAGAATTGCCCAGGTGTACTCGGCTTCTTGAACTGCCAGTAACCGAAGATTCAACTTACCAGATAATTGGTGTTTTTGCACCTGAGCCAAATGTCGCATTGCCCATAGTAGATTTCAGAGGTTTAGAGTTCAGAGGTCGGAAATAAAAGCTAGTTGAGGCAACGCTTCTAAGCTTCCAGAATTTCCTACCTTGTTGACCATTGCTATAGTATATGAGTTACAAACGAAGGTGAGTAAAATTGTATCTAGAAAGTACCCCAATCATTTCTAAAAACCTCTCCTTATTCTTCCCTCAGTGTGCTCTGTGCCTCTGTGGTTCGTTAAAAAAGAGAATCTAAGCCAAACGCCGCAACCGTTCTTGAAGAATCTGCAACTGTGTTTGGGCTTCTGCAAACGCATCTCTTGCACCTTGAACAACTTCAGCCGGAGCCTTATTCACAAAATTAGGATTATTTAGCCGTGTAGCGAGTGCTGTGACTTCAGCTTCAAGCTTCGCAATATCTTTCTTAAGCTTAGCCCGCAACGCTTCCACATCAACGACACCTGTAAGCGGAATGAGTACTTGGATCGTACCAATAACCCCAGCAATTACCGATTCAACTTGTTCGACAGTAGCCGTAATCTTTAATGTTTCGACTTTCGCCAATTCCTGAATGTAAAATTGTCCTTGTGTCAAAATTTCGCGCTCATGAGCGCTTTCACTTTGTAAAAAAGCGGTGACTTTAACTCCAGGCTTAATATCCGCTTCAGCACGTAGATTCCGAAGTGTGCGGATAGTACCAATGAGTAAATCAAACCGTTGTTCCAACTCTGGATCGATGAGGTTTTGATCGACCTCTGGATACGATCGCAATGCTAAAAATTGATTTGTATCTGCTTGCGTCAGCGTGTGCCAAATTTCCTCAGTAATATGCGGCATAAATGGATGCAGCAGTTGTAGAATTCCTTCTAAAACATAACCTAGAGTTTGTTGCGCAACTTGTCGCGAAGCGGTTGTCGATTTGTTTTGCAGACGTGATTTCACAAGTTCAATGTACCAATCGCAGAAATCACCCCAAATGAAATCGTAAAGTCCCTTCGCAGCTTCTCCTAATCCATATTTATCGATATAATCACTCGTTTGTTGCACAACTTGATAGAACCGTGACAGAATCCAGCGATCGCTTAATTCTAATTCGCAGTTAGGTGCACCTAACTGCTGCGGTGTTTTTCCATCCAAATTCATCATCACAAACCGCGCCGCGTTCCACAGTTTATTCGCAAAGTTACGCGATGCTTCGACTGAAACTGATTCATTCGTTTTGCGGTTGTATTCGAGTCGAATATCTTGTCCCGCGCCTGCGACTTCTTTAATTAAGGTGTAGCGAAGTGCATCTGTACCATATTTATCAATTAAAATCAAGGGGTCAATGCCATTATTTGCCGACTTCGACATTTTCTTATTATTTTCATCGCGCACCAAGCCGTGGATATACACATCCTTGAATGGCATTTGTCCGGTAAAATGTCCTGCTAGCATTGTCATGCGCGCCACCCAGAAGAAAATGATGTCAAAGCCTGTAACCAACGTAGACGTCGGGTAATAAAACTCCAAATCGCGAGTTTGCTCAGGCCAGCCCAAAGTCGAAAATGGCCATAATCCTGAAGAAAACCACGTATCTAAAACGTCAGGGTCTTGCTCTAGTTTGACATCTTCTCCAAACTGGGTAGTAGCTTTTTCTTGTGCCTCCGCTGCACTGCGCGCCACGACAAACGGCGTTGCATCCGTAATTTCTCCATTCGTTTCACTAACAGCGTACCAAGCAGGAATTTGATGTCCCCACCACAACTGACGCGAGATACACCAATCTTTGAGATTAACCAGCCAGTCGCGATAAACTTTCGTCCAGCGCTGTGGAATAAACTCTGGCGAATTGCGTTCATCAAGAAATTCCAGTGTGCGATCTGCCAGTGGGCGAATTTTGACAAACCACTGCGTTGAAAGTAAGGGTTCTACAGGAACCTTACCGCGATCGCTATACGGCACGGTATGTTTATACTCTTCTACCTTGACTAAAACTCCGTCAGTTTCTAATCGCTGCACGACATTCTTCCGCGCCACAAACCGATCTTGCCCTTGAAACGGTCCCGCATTTTCATTGAGCGTACCGTCCTTGTTCATGATGTTGATAAACGGCAAATCGTGGCGCTTACCCATCTCAAAATCATTCGGATCGTGCGCTGGAGTCACCTTAACGCACCCTGTACCAAACTCCATCTCAACTAACTCATCCGCAATTATGCGAATTTCACGATTGAGAATAGGGAGAGTCAGCGTTTTACCAATCAAATGCTTGTAGCGATCATCATTCGGATTCACCGCCACCGCTGTATCACCCAACATCGTTTCAGGGCGCGTCGTCGCGACTTCTACATAACCGGATCCATCGCTCAACGGATAGCGAAAATGCCACAAATGCCCGTTAACTTCCTGGCTTTCCACCTCCAAATCTGACACCGCCGACTGCGTAGCCGGACACCAATTCACCAGATAGTTTCCGCGATAAATCAACCCTTCTTCATACAGCCGAACAAAAGCTTCTAAAACTGCCTTCGATAAACCTTCATCCATCGTAAAGCGTTCCCGCGACCAATCTGCCGACACACCCAAGCGTCGCAGTTGGTTGACGATTGTCCCGCCCGATTCTGCCTTCCATTGCCAAGCGCGTTCGAGAAACTTCTCGCGTCCCAAGTCGTAGCGCGTTTTACCCTCCGCCTTGAGTTGTTTTTCCAAAATTGCCTGCACTGCAATACTCGCGTGATCCGTCCCAGGAAGCCACAGTGTATTGCGTCCTTTCATGCGGTGGTAGCGCACCAGCGTATCAATCAAGGCACTTTCAAAGGCGTGTCCCATATGCAAACTACCCGTGACATTTGGCGGGGGAATGACGATGCAATAGGGTTCGCCGCCGTTTTCCGGGTTGGCTTGGAACGCTTGGTTTTCTTCCCACGCTTTTTGCCACTTGGCTTCGGTGGAGAAGGGTTCGTAGAGGCTGGGCAGATTGGTCACAGTTGCGGTCATGGAGGGAAGACTATATGAGAACAGCTTATATAAGATTTTGCCACAGGGTGATGGAAGGAACGAACTACAAAGGCGCAGAGAACGCAGAGGAAAAGATGTTAGGAGAGAATGTGAATCAGTTGACCGAGGCTTTGATTGGAGCGGCAATTGAGGTTCATCGGTTGTTGGGACCAGGTTTTTTAGAGACTGTTTACGAGGAGGCTTTGTGTGTTGAACTTCGGCTACGTAAAATACCGTTTACGCGCCAGCCAGTGGTTGCAGTGCGTTATAAGGGAGAGCAAGTTGGTGAAGGTAGATTAGATTTACTCATTAGCAACACTTTAATCGTTGAATTAAAAGCTGTGGAAAAACTCGCCCCAATTCACGAAGCGCAAGTCCTCTCCTACCTAAACAGGTTATCCACTCGCCTTACTTATCAACTTCAACGTTCCTCTCCTCAAAAATGGCATCAAACGCCTAATTCTCTCTTAATCTTTTCTCTGTGTCCTCTGTGTCTGGAGTGGTTCGTTAAAAAAAAGGACGCATTCTGCTGCGCCCCAAAAACTTACAAGCCGCTTACTTCTAAACTTGAACCGCAACTTTTTCTTTATTCTTCGCTGCCATCAAACGCTCAT
Protein-coding sequences here:
- a CDS encoding valine--tRNA ligase, encoding MTATVTNLPSLYEPFSTEAKWQKAWEENQAFQANPENGGEPYCIVIPPPNVTGSLHMGHAFESALIDTLVRYHRMKGRNTLWLPGTDHASIAVQAILEKQLKAEGKTRYDLGREKFLERAWQWKAESGGTIVNQLRRLGVSADWSRERFTMDEGLSKAVLEAFVRLYEEGLIYRGNYLVNWCPATQSAVSDLEVESQEVNGHLWHFRYPLSDGSGYVEVATTRPETMLGDTAVAVNPNDDRYKHLIGKTLTLPILNREIRIIADELVEMEFGTGCVKVTPAHDPNDFEMGKRHDLPFINIMNKDGTLNENAGPFQGQDRFVARKNVVQRLETDGVLVKVEEYKHTVPYSDRGKVPVEPLLSTQWFVKIRPLADRTLEFLDERNSPEFIPQRWTKVYRDWLVNLKDWCISRQLWWGHQIPAWYAVSETNGEITDATPFVVARSAAEAQEKATTQFGEDVKLEQDPDVLDTWFSSGLWPFSTLGWPEQTRDLEFYYPTSTLVTGFDIIFFWVARMTMLAGHFTGQMPFKDVYIHGLVRDENNKKMSKSANNGIDPLILIDKYGTDALRYTLIKEVAGAGQDIRLEYNRKTNESVSVEASRNFANKLWNAARFVMMNLDGKTPQQLGAPNCELELSDRWILSRFYQVVQQTSDYIDKYGLGEAAKGLYDFIWGDFCDWYIELVKSRLQNKSTTASRQVAQQTLGYVLEGILQLLHPFMPHITEEIWHTLTQADTNQFLALRSYPEVDQNLIDPELEQRFDLLIGTIRTLRNLRAEADIKPGVKVTAFLQSESAHEREILTQGQFYIQELAKVETLKITATVEQVESVIAGVIGTIQVLIPLTGVVDVEALRAKLKKDIAKLEAEVTALATRLNNPNFVNKAPAEVVQGARDAFAEAQTQLQILQERLRRLA